The following proteins come from a genomic window of Macadamia integrifolia cultivar HAES 741 chromosome 14, SCU_Mint_v3, whole genome shotgun sequence:
- the LOC122060571 gene encoding uncharacterized protein LOC122060571 — translation MFSTMRMLSEVLVLMFLAMFSKASGSGGGIGQTNKPPCSRGSQVSYCLSWRVAVEANNVLPWPTVPPQCMSYVENYMLGGQYERDLDVIMEQNSTYLDGIVLSHDGMDAWILDIDDTCLSNLPYYRDNKRFGSEAYKGKSSVVFKSEVRKEIEGKGYRIWGNLGDQWSDLLGDCIGSRTFKLPNPMYFVP, via the exons ATGTTTTCGACAATGCGGATGCTCTCTGAGGTGTTAGTACTGATGTTCTTAGCCATGTTCTCTAAGGCTAGCGGCAGCGGCGGTGGTATCGGCCAAACGAATAAACCGCCGTGTTCAAGGGGTAGCCAAGTGAGCTACTGCTTGAGCTGGAGGGTTGCGGTGGAGGCGAACAATGTGCTTCCTTGGCCAACGGTCCCTCCTCAGTGCATGAGCTACGTAGAAAATTACATGCTTGGTGGGCAGTATGAAAGGGACCTGGACGTGATTATGGAGCAGAACTCCACCTACCTTGATGGTATAGTGCTGTCTCACGACGGCATGGATGCTTGGATCCTTGATATTGATGATACTTGCCTTTCCAATCTCCCTTACTACAGAGACAACAAGCGCTTTGG GAGTGAAGCTTACAAGGGGAAAAGCTCAGTGGTGTTCAAGTCAGAAGTTCGTAAGGAAATAGAGGGAAAAGGTTACAGGATTTGGGGAAACCTTGGAGATCAGTGGAGCGACCTCTTAGGGGATTGTATTGGCTCGCGCACTTTTAAGCTTCCTAATCCCATGTATTTCGTTCCCTAA
- the LOC122062116 gene encoding V-type proton ATPase subunit E1-like — protein MKESASKQLLKELIVQCLLRLKEPLVLLTCREVDRKLVESVLDEAKQEYVEKAKVHLPKVTIDDHVYLPPPPVDVNSHNPFCSGAVVLASQDGKIVTVNILDARLELAFIKKLPEIRKRLIGEVGG, from the exons ATGAAGGAGTCTGCCAGCAAACAGCTTCTCAAGGAATTGATTGTTCAA TGTCTGTTACGACTGAAAGAGCCATTAGTATTGTTGACGTGCAGAGAGGTTGATCGCAAGCTCGTCGAATCTGTCTTAGATGAAGCAAAGCAAGAGTATGTAGAGAAAGCCAAGGTTCATCTCCCAAAAGTGACAATTGATGATCATGTATATCTTCCACCACCTCCTGTTGATGTGAATTCACATAATCCATTCTG CTCTGGAGCAGTAGTGTTGGCTTCACAAGATGGGAAGATAGTTACAGTGAACATATTGGATGCAAGATTGGAACTAGCTTTCATTAAGAAACTGCCTGAG ATACGGAAGCGGCTCATTGGAGAGGTTGGTGGATGA
- the LOC122060652 gene encoding uncharacterized protein LOC122060652, whose translation MTKDLDYVICIKSEDGRVLVRNEDIMKRWGNYFCNLLNGDTVTDKRDSGVEENRHHSNSSQEHLLHTRKIAVIEALRKMNVGRTPGPDEIPIEVWKSLGGHGVAWLTKLFKKILNTKSMSDEWRRSNIVLIFKNKRDIQNYNNYRGRSTIEAIYLLRQLMEVFRAQKKDLHLVFIDLEKAYDRVPKELIWNVLEKRSGVNNYVDIIKDMYEGVVTTDECQEDRW comes from the exons atgACCAAAGATTTGGATTATGTCATATGCATCAAGAGTGAGGATGGAAGAGTTCTAGTAAGaaatgaggacattatgaaaAGATGGGGTAATTACTTTTGcaacctactaaatggagatacAGTGACTGATAAGAGGGACTCAGGAGTAGAAGAGAATAGACATCATTCCAACTCATCTCAGGAACATTTACTGCATACTAGAAAAATTGCGGTTATAGAGGCCCTACGAAAGATGAATGTAGGTAGGACACCAGGAccagatgagatcccaattgaagtgtggaagagcctTGGAGGACATGGGGTGGCTTGGCTAACCAAACTGTTTAAGAAGATTTTGAACACTAAGTCTATGTcggatgagtggaggagaagtaACATAGTTCTGATTTTTAAGAACAAAAGGGATATTCAGAactacaataactatagag ggagatccACGATTGAGGCTATTTACTTACTAAGGCAGCTTATGGAAGTTTTTAGAGCCCAGAAAAAGGACCTCCACTTGGTCTTCattgacctagagaaagccTATGATAGAGTACCGAAGGAGCTCATTTGGAATGTCTTAGAGAAGAGAAGCGGTGTGAATAACTATGTAGATATAATcaaggacatgtatgagggagtgGTGACGACTGACGAGTGTCAAGAAGATAGATGGTAA
- the LOC122061870 gene encoding uncharacterized protein LOC122061870: MAEPSSRITAGLCRLYSNQFPSKTTSIFSAKQNLYAISSENSIPSHSAAIFPSGFSNSRNLVSETHSKLYLHGCSSKRTSSGGLFSHLISSKHHSHSPSCGYPLRYYSSGVFPSGFSNSRPLSPNINSKLQAFSSRSLGFSMLNGNSLGSRYISFKSSDFSKLNGNFTKTVVDKPFAAISSAITRYREAVGLQIEALWKRNFLLLLGAGGLALCIILWRLMFGIASTFVGLSEGLAKYGFLVLSASIVAFTGLYFRLRLSINPDKIYRIAMRKLNTSAGILEVMGAPLTGTDLRAYVMSGGGISLKNFKPRVRNKRCFLIFPIRGSERKGLVSVEAKKKKGQYDMKLLAVDIPLSAGPDQRLFLLGDEEEYKIGGGLIAELRDPIVKAMAAEKEFEALDQKEEEEDAEKELQEAEKKNREETEKLERGSL; encoded by the exons ATGGCAGAACCCTCGAGTAGAATTACAGCAGGTCTCTGCAGACTATATTCTAATCAATTTCCCTCAAAAACCACATCAATTTTCTCTGCAAAACAAAATTTATATGCCATTTCCAGTGAAAATTCTATTCCATCTCATTCTGCTGCAATTTTCCCATCTGGGTTCTCAAATTCAAGAAATCTTGTATCTGAAACCCATTCGAAACTGTATCTCCATGGTTGTTCTTCCAAACGCACATCCTCAGGTGGTCTATTTTCTCATCTAATCTCTTCAAAGCATCATTCCCATTCTCCATCATGTGGATATCCTCTGAGGTACTACTCATCGGGAGTTTTCCCATCTGGGTTCTCAAACTCGAGACCTTTAAGCCCCAATATTAACTCTAAGCTTCAAGCATTCTCTTCCAGAAGCTTAGGGTTTAGTATGCTTAATGGGAATTCATTGGGGTCTAGGTATATATCTTTCAAGAGCTCGGATTTCAGTAAGCTCAATGGCAACTTCACGAAAACAGTGGTCGATAAGCCCTTCGCGGCTATCTCGTCAGCGATCACACGGTATCGAGAGGCTGTTGGCCTACAAATTGAGGCTTTGTGGAAGAGGAATTTCCTGTTGCTGCTGGGAGCTGGAGGTTTGGCGCTTTGCATCATTTTGTGGAGACTTATGTTTGGAATAGCAAGCACATTTGTTGGGCTCTCGGAAGGCTTGGCGAAGTACGGCTTCCTTGTTCTTTCAGCCTCCATTGTTGCGTTCACT GGCCTGTATTTCCGCTTAAGATTATCAATCAACCCTGATAAAATTTATAGAATAGCCATGAGGAAGTTAAACACATCTGCTGGGATACTTGAGGTCATGGGTGCCCCTCTAACAGGAACAGATTTGAGAGCATATGTGATGTCAGGAGGCGGTATCAGCCTAAAGAACTTTAAGCCAAGGGTTAGGAACAAGCGATGTTTCCTTATTTTCCCAATACGCGGTTCCGAAAGAAAAGGCCTCGTAAGCGTTGAAgccaagaagaaaaagggacaG TATGACATGAAGCTTCTAGCGGTCGACATTCCTTTGTCAGCTGGACCTGATCAGCGGCTATTTCTCcttggagatgaagaagagtACAAGATCGGTGGTGGATTAATAGCTGAGTTGAGAGATCCCATAGTGAAGGCCATGGCTGCAGAAAAGGAGTTTGAAGCTCTTGaccaaaaagaggaagaagaggatgcaGAAAAAGAGCTTCAGGAAGCAGAAAAAAAGAATCGTGAAGAGACTGAAAAGCTGGAAAGAGGTAGCTTATAA
- the LOC122062018 gene encoding BTB/POZ domain-containing protein At3g08570 isoform X1, which yields MVSETSSVSSSSTSKFCNTFNNRIFSDVAGDITIIVDGESFLLHKFPLVSRSGKIRKMVADARGSNMSKLELFNLPGGPQSFELAAKFCYGANFEITSMNVAQLRCAAEYLEMTEDYREENLISRTETYLNEVVFQSLEKAVEVLSTCKPLLPIAEEIGLLNRCVDATAMNTCKEQLVSGLSRIDCDGGSGKLKMDCAEWWIEDLTILRVDLYQRVISAMRRAGVRLDSIVKSLMHYAQTLLKGIGKCQIWDPSRVKLNSGAAENEDKVIVETIVSLLPTEKSISVPLSFSFGMLRMAIMVDATLACRLELERRISFHLEMASLDDLLIPCVQTGDSLFDISTVHRILVNFVQQIEEEEPEESSQYGYESECLGSPDHGSVLKVGRLVDEYLAEIAPDPYLNLQKFIAMIEILPDYARVVDDGLYRAVDIYLKAHPTLDENDCKMLCKLIDCQKLSQEACNHASLNDRLPVQMAVRVLYLEQLRLKNALSGSYGDGLLLSQRISSGIPSAAMSPRDNYASLRRENRDLKQEISRMRVRLSELEKEQVFMKQGMMEKSGPGKTLLTSLSRGIGRIGIFSGPAGGNGVNRQKSGRKLQGSERKKGRRQSHSVS from the exons ATGGTGTCTGAGACCTCTtccgtttcttcttcttccacctcGAAATTCTGCAACACTTTCAATAACAG GATCTTTTCTGATGTTGCTGGGGATATTACAATTATTGTTGATGGAGAGTCCTTCTTGTTACACAAG TTTCCCCTGGTATCGCGAAGTGGAAAAATCCGAAAAATGGTGGCAGATGCTAGGGGTTCCAACATGTCAAAGTTGGAGCTCTTCAACTTACCTGGTGGGCCACAATCATTTGAACTTGCAGCAAAATTCTGTTATGGCGCAAACTTCGAGATTACTTCCATGAATGTTGCCCAGCTTCGCTGTGCCGCAGAATACCTGGAAATGACTGAAGACTATCGTGAAGAAAATCTCATTTCTCGGACAGAGACTTATTTGAATGAAGTTGTGTTTCAAAGTCTTGAAAAAGCGGTGGAAGTTCTATCAACTTGTAAGCCACTGCTCCCTATAGCAGAGGAGATTGGGCTCCTTAACAGATGCGTGGATGCAACTGCAATGAATACTTGCAAGGAACAGCTGGTGTCTGGTTTATCTCGCATAGACTGTGATGGTGGATCTGGAAAACTAAAAATGGACTGTGCTGAGTGGTGGATTGAAGATCTCACAATCTTAAGAGTTGATCTTTATCAAAGAGTGATATCTGCCATGAGAAGAGCAGGTGTTCGACTGGATAGCATTGTCAAATCTCTTATGCATTATGCTCAGACGTTGCTAAAAGGTATTGGAAAATGTCAAATTTGGGATCCCTCAAGGGTGAAATTGAATTCTGGTGCGGCAGAAAATGAAGATAAAGTAATTGTGGAAACTATTGTGAGCCTACTTCCAACTGAGAAAAGCATCTCTGTCCCACtgagtttttcttttgggatgcTCAGGATGGCAATCATGGTGGATGCCACCCTTGCCTGCAGACTTGAGCTTGAAAGGAGGATCAGTTTCCATCTGGAAATGGCTTCACTAGATGACCTCCTTATCCCTTGTGTGCAAACTGGGGATTCTCTCTTTGACATCAGCACTGTTCACCGGATACTTGTAAATTTTGTGCAGCAGATTGAAGAGGAAGAACCCGAAGAATCATCACAGTATGGTTATGAATCTGAATGTCTTGGTTCTCCAGATCATGGTTCTGTGTTGAAAGTTGGACGGCTTGTCGACGAATATCTTGCAGAAATTGCACCTGATCCATATCTTAATCTGCAGAAATTCATTGCTATGATTGAGATTTTGCCTGATTATGCACGTGTCGTCGATGATGGACTATATAGAGCAGTTGACATATATCTGAAG GCTCATCCGACGCTGGATGAAAATGACTGTAAAATGCTGTGCAAGTTGATAGATTGTCAAAAGCTCTCGCAAGAAGCCTGTAACCATGCCTCACTGAATGACCGTCTTCCAGTCCAGATGGCTGTGCGAGTCCTCTACTTGGAACAGCTACGACTGAAGAATGCACTCTCAGGAAGCTATGGAGATGGGCTCCTTCTGTCGCAGAGGATCAGCAGTGGCATTCCTAGTGCTGCCATGTCACCACGAGATAACTATGCATCATTGAGGAGGGAAAATCGAGATCTTAAGCAGGAGATATCAAGGATGCGGGTGAgattgagcgagttggaaaagGAGCAGGTGTTCATGAAGCAAGGGATGATGGAAAAGTCTGGTCCTGGCAAAACATTATTAACCTCACTTTCCAGAGGGATTGGACGAATTGGGATCTTCAGTGGTCCAGCTGGTGGGAACGGAGTGAACCGACAAAAGTCTGGGAGAAAGTTGCAGGGATCAGAAAGGAAGAAGGGGAGGAGGCAGAGTCATTCTGTCTCATAG
- the LOC122062018 gene encoding BTB/POZ domain-containing protein At3g08570 isoform X2 yields the protein MIFSDVAGDITIIVDGESFLLHKFPLVSRSGKIRKMVADARGSNMSKLELFNLPGGPQSFELAAKFCYGANFEITSMNVAQLRCAAEYLEMTEDYREENLISRTETYLNEVVFQSLEKAVEVLSTCKPLLPIAEEIGLLNRCVDATAMNTCKEQLVSGLSRIDCDGGSGKLKMDCAEWWIEDLTILRVDLYQRVISAMRRAGVRLDSIVKSLMHYAQTLLKGIGKCQIWDPSRVKLNSGAAENEDKVIVETIVSLLPTEKSISVPLSFSFGMLRMAIMVDATLACRLELERRISFHLEMASLDDLLIPCVQTGDSLFDISTVHRILVNFVQQIEEEEPEESSQYGYESECLGSPDHGSVLKVGRLVDEYLAEIAPDPYLNLQKFIAMIEILPDYARVVDDGLYRAVDIYLKAHPTLDENDCKMLCKLIDCQKLSQEACNHASLNDRLPVQMAVRVLYLEQLRLKNALSGSYGDGLLLSQRISSGIPSAAMSPRDNYASLRRENRDLKQEISRMRVRLSELEKEQVFMKQGMMEKSGPGKTLLTSLSRGIGRIGIFSGPAGGNGVNRQKSGRKLQGSERKKGRRQSHSVS from the exons AT GATCTTTTCTGATGTTGCTGGGGATATTACAATTATTGTTGATGGAGAGTCCTTCTTGTTACACAAG TTTCCCCTGGTATCGCGAAGTGGAAAAATCCGAAAAATGGTGGCAGATGCTAGGGGTTCCAACATGTCAAAGTTGGAGCTCTTCAACTTACCTGGTGGGCCACAATCATTTGAACTTGCAGCAAAATTCTGTTATGGCGCAAACTTCGAGATTACTTCCATGAATGTTGCCCAGCTTCGCTGTGCCGCAGAATACCTGGAAATGACTGAAGACTATCGTGAAGAAAATCTCATTTCTCGGACAGAGACTTATTTGAATGAAGTTGTGTTTCAAAGTCTTGAAAAAGCGGTGGAAGTTCTATCAACTTGTAAGCCACTGCTCCCTATAGCAGAGGAGATTGGGCTCCTTAACAGATGCGTGGATGCAACTGCAATGAATACTTGCAAGGAACAGCTGGTGTCTGGTTTATCTCGCATAGACTGTGATGGTGGATCTGGAAAACTAAAAATGGACTGTGCTGAGTGGTGGATTGAAGATCTCACAATCTTAAGAGTTGATCTTTATCAAAGAGTGATATCTGCCATGAGAAGAGCAGGTGTTCGACTGGATAGCATTGTCAAATCTCTTATGCATTATGCTCAGACGTTGCTAAAAGGTATTGGAAAATGTCAAATTTGGGATCCCTCAAGGGTGAAATTGAATTCTGGTGCGGCAGAAAATGAAGATAAAGTAATTGTGGAAACTATTGTGAGCCTACTTCCAACTGAGAAAAGCATCTCTGTCCCACtgagtttttcttttgggatgcTCAGGATGGCAATCATGGTGGATGCCACCCTTGCCTGCAGACTTGAGCTTGAAAGGAGGATCAGTTTCCATCTGGAAATGGCTTCACTAGATGACCTCCTTATCCCTTGTGTGCAAACTGGGGATTCTCTCTTTGACATCAGCACTGTTCACCGGATACTTGTAAATTTTGTGCAGCAGATTGAAGAGGAAGAACCCGAAGAATCATCACAGTATGGTTATGAATCTGAATGTCTTGGTTCTCCAGATCATGGTTCTGTGTTGAAAGTTGGACGGCTTGTCGACGAATATCTTGCAGAAATTGCACCTGATCCATATCTTAATCTGCAGAAATTCATTGCTATGATTGAGATTTTGCCTGATTATGCACGTGTCGTCGATGATGGACTATATAGAGCAGTTGACATATATCTGAAG GCTCATCCGACGCTGGATGAAAATGACTGTAAAATGCTGTGCAAGTTGATAGATTGTCAAAAGCTCTCGCAAGAAGCCTGTAACCATGCCTCACTGAATGACCGTCTTCCAGTCCAGATGGCTGTGCGAGTCCTCTACTTGGAACAGCTACGACTGAAGAATGCACTCTCAGGAAGCTATGGAGATGGGCTCCTTCTGTCGCAGAGGATCAGCAGTGGCATTCCTAGTGCTGCCATGTCACCACGAGATAACTATGCATCATTGAGGAGGGAAAATCGAGATCTTAAGCAGGAGATATCAAGGATGCGGGTGAgattgagcgagttggaaaagGAGCAGGTGTTCATGAAGCAAGGGATGATGGAAAAGTCTGGTCCTGGCAAAACATTATTAACCTCACTTTCCAGAGGGATTGGACGAATTGGGATCTTCAGTGGTCCAGCTGGTGGGAACGGAGTGAACCGACAAAAGTCTGGGAGAAAGTTGCAGGGATCAGAAAGGAAGAAGGGGAGGAGGCAGAGTCATTCTGTCTCATAG
- the LOC122062018 gene encoding BTB/POZ domain-containing protein At3g08570 isoform X3: protein MNVAQLRCAAEYLEMTEDYREENLISRTETYLNEVVFQSLEKAVEVLSTCKPLLPIAEEIGLLNRCVDATAMNTCKEQLVSGLSRIDCDGGSGKLKMDCAEWWIEDLTILRVDLYQRVISAMRRAGVRLDSIVKSLMHYAQTLLKGIGKCQIWDPSRVKLNSGAAENEDKVIVETIVSLLPTEKSISVPLSFSFGMLRMAIMVDATLACRLELERRISFHLEMASLDDLLIPCVQTGDSLFDISTVHRILVNFVQQIEEEEPEESSQYGYESECLGSPDHGSVLKVGRLVDEYLAEIAPDPYLNLQKFIAMIEILPDYARVVDDGLYRAVDIYLKAHPTLDENDCKMLCKLIDCQKLSQEACNHASLNDRLPVQMAVRVLYLEQLRLKNALSGSYGDGLLLSQRISSGIPSAAMSPRDNYASLRRENRDLKQEISRMRVRLSELEKEQVFMKQGMMEKSGPGKTLLTSLSRGIGRIGIFSGPAGGNGVNRQKSGRKLQGSERKKGRRQSHSVS, encoded by the exons ATGAATGTTGCCCAGCTTCGCTGTGCCGCAGAATACCTGGAAATGACTGAAGACTATCGTGAAGAAAATCTCATTTCTCGGACAGAGACTTATTTGAATGAAGTTGTGTTTCAAAGTCTTGAAAAAGCGGTGGAAGTTCTATCAACTTGTAAGCCACTGCTCCCTATAGCAGAGGAGATTGGGCTCCTTAACAGATGCGTGGATGCAACTGCAATGAATACTTGCAAGGAACAGCTGGTGTCTGGTTTATCTCGCATAGACTGTGATGGTGGATCTGGAAAACTAAAAATGGACTGTGCTGAGTGGTGGATTGAAGATCTCACAATCTTAAGAGTTGATCTTTATCAAAGAGTGATATCTGCCATGAGAAGAGCAGGTGTTCGACTGGATAGCATTGTCAAATCTCTTATGCATTATGCTCAGACGTTGCTAAAAGGTATTGGAAAATGTCAAATTTGGGATCCCTCAAGGGTGAAATTGAATTCTGGTGCGGCAGAAAATGAAGATAAAGTAATTGTGGAAACTATTGTGAGCCTACTTCCAACTGAGAAAAGCATCTCTGTCCCACtgagtttttcttttgggatgcTCAGGATGGCAATCATGGTGGATGCCACCCTTGCCTGCAGACTTGAGCTTGAAAGGAGGATCAGTTTCCATCTGGAAATGGCTTCACTAGATGACCTCCTTATCCCTTGTGTGCAAACTGGGGATTCTCTCTTTGACATCAGCACTGTTCACCGGATACTTGTAAATTTTGTGCAGCAGATTGAAGAGGAAGAACCCGAAGAATCATCACAGTATGGTTATGAATCTGAATGTCTTGGTTCTCCAGATCATGGTTCTGTGTTGAAAGTTGGACGGCTTGTCGACGAATATCTTGCAGAAATTGCACCTGATCCATATCTTAATCTGCAGAAATTCATTGCTATGATTGAGATTTTGCCTGATTATGCACGTGTCGTCGATGATGGACTATATAGAGCAGTTGACATATATCTGAAG GCTCATCCGACGCTGGATGAAAATGACTGTAAAATGCTGTGCAAGTTGATAGATTGTCAAAAGCTCTCGCAAGAAGCCTGTAACCATGCCTCACTGAATGACCGTCTTCCAGTCCAGATGGCTGTGCGAGTCCTCTACTTGGAACAGCTACGACTGAAGAATGCACTCTCAGGAAGCTATGGAGATGGGCTCCTTCTGTCGCAGAGGATCAGCAGTGGCATTCCTAGTGCTGCCATGTCACCACGAGATAACTATGCATCATTGAGGAGGGAAAATCGAGATCTTAAGCAGGAGATATCAAGGATGCGGGTGAgattgagcgagttggaaaagGAGCAGGTGTTCATGAAGCAAGGGATGATGGAAAAGTCTGGTCCTGGCAAAACATTATTAACCTCACTTTCCAGAGGGATTGGACGAATTGGGATCTTCAGTGGTCCAGCTGGTGGGAACGGAGTGAACCGACAAAAGTCTGGGAGAAAGTTGCAGGGATCAGAAAGGAAGAAGGGGAGGAGGCAGAGTCATTCTGTCTCATAG